In Zingiber officinale cultivar Zhangliang chromosome 9B, Zo_v1.1, whole genome shotgun sequence, the genomic window ttatatatatatacttaacgAGCATGCTCgtgatttttttaataaacacGTTCATGAGCCTTTAATGAATATGTTCATGAGCTCATGAACCAAATGTTGTTAAACTCAAATTCGACTGAATAATATTTTTGAGCTCAAAATCATACTCGAACTCGAGTCgttaatttaattgaatgaactcaaaaggattttttttcgaATCGTGACCCAAATAATTCGTCAGTGATTTGACTCGTTTACacctttaaataaaaataaaaaaaattataagaaaaaattaagtaaatAAAAGTCATTTTTATTAAGTTATTCGAATTACTCAAGTTGATCGGATTATTTGAGTCCGCATTATGTTGAGGGTCAATTCAGATatgaattggatttttttttgtaaaatctttatTTCAACCCGATATGAACTCATTCAATCGAAATCGAATTCTCTATCCCGAAATTCTCATGTCCTCATATTTCCTCGCCGATCAGACAGGTTAGATCATATCTTAAGGATGCAATGCACATCACGAGACTATCATAACCGTCCGATCGACAAAGGGACATGGGGACACAAGGAATCTTAAGACAGAAGATCGGATCTCCATTCAACCTATCCAAATTGATCCTCCCACTAATTACTAAATGGTCCGCTGACTATGAATATTTCCTAATTTATACTAATAATTgatgataaatttttataagattAATCGAATCATCCTAGAATTAATCAGGAtgctaagtaaaaaaatataaaagatgcATAAAGGTCAATAAGCTTGATTACACACGGAAGAACGCGACTGTGGCATTGCTACGAATAACGAATAGTTGAATTAGTTCCTCGAGTCCACGtcgaatttttttgataaatttttttttatgtattagtCCTTTCTCgtttaaattttaccttttatcgATTTCATCGTAATTGTTTGACGGCTCGATAATATTACCAGACTGAATACCGTCCCTAAATTTTGTTTTCAGAAACAATGCGGGTGTGGAGCTTCAGTGAAAACCTAGTTAACTCAGTGCAGTAGTTCCTTAGTTTGGATGGCGTGAAGGTTGCAGATTTTCTTCATGAGAAAGAGTGTTGCTTCGTAGAATAGATTTCTAGATAAATCTTAAGATATTATTTTATGTTCCCAAATTTTCAGAATGCTATCAAATACCCAGGAACAGGTATCGTAGAAAAAGTAGAAAGGAAAGAGCAAAATTGTTAGACTTAATCGAGAAAAAGAAGAGACAGAGCCATTTTTGGATAAATCGAAATCAAAGAAAGCTGTGAAACATAGAACAATGACGGAGGAGGAAACCAAAGCTTGAAATCTGCTAAGCTTCTACACCACAACGCAAATCTAGGAAACAACAAAGCAAATCTCAGTTACGAGCTGGTGAATTTGGTCACGGCTTTGGTGCCTTCGGAGACAGCGTGCTTGGCGAGCTCCCCGGGGAGGACAAGGCGGACGGAGGTCTGGATCTCGCGGGAGGTGATGGTGGGCTTCTTGTTGTAGCGAGCGAGCCTGGAGGCCTCCTGGGCGAGCTTCTCGAAGATGTCGCTGATGAAGGAGTTCATGATGGACATGGCCTTGCTGGAGACGCCGATGTCGGGGTGCACCTGCTTGAGCACCTTGAAGATGTAGATCTTGTAGGTCTCCGTCCCCTTtttgaccttcttcttcttcttcctatcaCCACCGGCGGCGGCATCCTTGGAGGGGATGCGCTTCTCGGCCTTGGGCTTCTTACCGGCGGGGGTCTTCTCGGCCTTCTTCTCCTTGTCCTCCGCTGGCTTCTCGGCCGCGGGCTTCTTCTCCGCCGGCTTCTTCTCGGCCTTCGGCGCCATCGCAATCCCTAACGAGCGATTTAGAACGACAATCGAAGGGGTAGGTGGGAATTTTGAAACCCGAAGCGATGGACCAAGTAGGGTTCGATGCATTGATATTTATAGGCCAAGGATCTGTGATCTGATTGGTTGTTGATCGGGGGACGGAGATTGATGCGTTGGCAGTATGCTGTACGTCGATTTGCATTTAACTTTAACAGTTGGGATCGATTGAAATCCAAGTAAAACTAGCTAtataacataataaaaaattcattaaattttttttaaaaaaaaactacatcGTCTATATAATGGAATTATTACTTTGTAGATGACAGAAAAATAACTTTATaacaaattaatttaagtatatttcaattatacaaaaatcatgaaaatactttttaaaaataaaataaaatgcttttatttatatcTAAAGGGAAAAAAACAttacttttttttaataaactcCTTCAGCATTTTAAAATTCCTAAATGTTTCGgagttttaaattattatcattttacacttaattataataatattttcctTTGGTGTAGGTTTTACAACTGGCCAAAAATTAAGAAGTCTGTTTTTTTCCCTCTAAATAGTAAAATGCCACCCAGTATAATTTAAAGTGTAAATGAACGAAATCATTCTTGAACTGATCAATTCGATAAAAACTCATTTAATAAAACtcgttaaaataaataaattaaatttatatttcaaaataCTCAACTTATTAGctcatgaatatattcattaagctcataaatcaatttttaaataaaaaaataataattttgatattaaatttataaattttatactctacttataaaaaatatagacaaatatattaaatttatttattaaaataaatttataattttaataaaaatattatatttttctttaaatatataatttaattattaatgaatatttaaatttataatttatatttattaaacttgtTTAGATTCGATAAAAGTTTGAATAACTTCAtgaaccatgaatatattcgttaaataaagctcgaactTAGTTTGATTATCAATGAgccaaactcaaaattcaaaagttCGACTCAGCttgactcgattacacccctagcatattttttttttatcataacaGCACTCCAAACATTCCAAGTTGTAAAATAACATAACTATCATTAAATACTCTTCTTATTATTATCCTATCTATATTTTTGACCTAAATCCTTATCCTATCTATATTTTTGACCTAAATCCTAAACAGATCAGGcgtattgtagcagctacaaaattATAATGATTctagaattacaaattacaactattataatttgaaattgaaacaACTACGAAATCATAATTAATACAATATGAAATATAATcttaataaaaataactaaaattattttaaatctccgAAAGATTTTAAATGACAATTTTGACTAAAAATAGGATCGTTACATGTTACATCCACATCAGGTGAAAAATGTAGACAAGGAGCTTggatttatattaaaattaagttTACATATAAATTTGCCAAAATTCATTTAGGTTTCAGCGTAAATCAGTCGATACCATTGAATCATAGGAAAGAACTATGGCTAAATACTTCAAAGTTTCCGAGAAAGAATAAATAGGTCATTTGTAAATTCAACTGAGGCATGAGTTTGTACCTCCATCGAATCCGCAGTTGAAACAATCGGGGCTTGAAATTCTTGAATTGACCGGAATCATTCATTCATCCCGTGCATCGCCCGACTTTGGTTTCTTTGgacaaatgaaaataaaacaaatagtCGTCATGATTGTATGTTCTCCTTCTTCAGGATAAAATCGACAGCCTCTTCGACAGTATCCACCACCTAGAGTAGcatcaaagaaagaaagaaagtccGGCTATCTTGCGTTAGTTTACATTCGTATCAGAACTTGGTAGGCAAACAAATCGATAGCTAATATTAGAGACAGTAATAGCATACAGTTTAGTACGAAACTTAAATCCTCGCTAATGAATGTGCCTTAGCATATCGAAAGTCGAAAGATTTTAAAGTAAGATAAGTAAATTGACCTACCAGGTCTGCTGGAAACTGTTCGTCATTGTCTTTACCCTTGAACACCCCAGTCCTAGTCAGAATAGGAAACCAAGGATGTCCTGCCTGCAATGGAGAATAGTAAAACAAAACAATTAAAGCACATTCAGATAATAAACCATGTCTTAAGAAGATTTTGAATCTTCTCAAGAAGAAACAATGTCAAAGTTCGATAGGAAAGTAAGGAAGTTGCGACGATTATGCCACGGACCTAGCAGTTCCAGCCCTAAACAAATGTTTTCTCAAAACACACTTTTTGTGGGACTTCTTTGAACTGAGTCACAATCAGTTGTTGAGTGACCAAAGTTAAATAGAATACATTTTTCTGAAATGGTAGAGATCATTGGTAAAGAACAGTCAAGGAAGCTCGATTGATATATATACCAAACGGCGGTCGAGTAGTTCAA contains:
- the LOC122023765 gene encoding histone H2B.11-like codes for the protein MHRTLLGPSLRVSKFPPTPSIVVLNRSLGIAMAPKAEKKPAEKKPAAEKPAEDKEKKAEKTPAGKKPKAEKRIPSKDAAAGGDRKKKKKVKKGTETYKIYIFKVLKQVHPDIGVSSKAMSIMNSFISDIFEKLAQEASRLARYNKKPTITSREIQTSVRLVLPGELAKHAVSEGTKAVTKFTSS